In the genome of Campylobacter concisus, the window AGAAATTTATGAAAATTTAGGTATTTTTAAAGCTTATTCCAAAAAGCTGGTTTCGCTCTACCCACCGCTTATTGAGGGCATACACCGTATAAATTTTGCTCCAAATATCACCCTTGATCTTTGTTACGGCGAGGCTAAAGAAATTTTATCTGAGCTTGATTTTATTGCCGACATCTGGTTTCTAGATGGCTTTGCTCCAAGTAAAAATGGCTCGATCTGGAGCGAAGAAATTTTTAGACAGATCGCAAGACTAAGCAGGGTTGGAACTACTGCTAGAACCTACTCGTGTGCAAAAATAGTAAAAGACGGGCTAAAGAGCGCTGGCTTTTTGCTAAGCCTAAAAGAGGGATACGCTAGAAAACGCCAGATGAGTAGCGCCGTGCTAGAGAAAAAGGATGAAAATTTAAAGGATGCTTGGTTTACGAGATGTGAACCACTGGCTAAGCCAAAAGGCAAAACAGCGCTTATCATAGGAGCTGGTGTGGCTGGACTTGCAACAGCTGGCGAACTAGCCAAAAATGGCTTTAAAGTGGTGATCGCTGAGGCAAATGGTGAAGTGGCTACAAATGGCTCTGGTAATCACTGTGGTGCTTTGATGCCGCTAGTTACCAAGCCTGGTGTAAATTTAGGCCACATGCACTTAAACGCATTTTTGCAAGCAGTGAGATTTTATAAGGCAACTTTGCCAAAAAGTCTTATCAAATTTAATGGCTGCATCGATTACGCATTTGATGATGAGTTAGTTAAGAGATATGGCTCGTGGCAGGATCAAGGTGCGGAGGAAATTTTTAAATTTGACAGTAGCCTAAAGCCGTATCCTGGCATTTTTATAAAAGATGGCGCATACACTAGACCAAGAGAAATTTGTAAATTTTTATCAAAAAATTTTGAAATTTTATTTAATCACGAGTATGAGAGTAGAGCGCATCTGCAAAATGGCAAGATCAGCGTTAAATTTAAAAACGGTAAAAATTTAGAGACTGATATTTTGGTCTTTTGCACTGGCAGTAAGAGCAGTGAAATTTTTAAGGACTACGATATGCAAATAAGCAGTGTCCGAGGCCAAGTAACTCACCTAAAACCAGTGCTAAAAAATGCCATGCCACTAAGCGCAAAAGGCTACATCTGCCCAGCCATCAAAGGCGTACAAGTTATCGGCGCAACTTATGCCAGAAATGAAATTTGCGATACGCCTAAAGTTGAGGATAATACTAAAAATTTAAGCGATGTAAGTGAGTTTTTTGATATCAAAAAAGTGAATATTATCGGCTCACGTGTAGGCTATAGAAGCTATAGCGGAGATAGGTTTCCGATAATTGGCGCTTTACATGATGAGGAATTTTATAAACAAAACTACAAAGGGCTATTTTGGAGCAAAAATAAAGATAACAATCCAAAAGCAAGCTACGAAAGAAATGTCTTTGTAAATTTTGCTCATGGCTCACGAGGTCTTGGCACAGCGATACTTGGAGCAAATTTGATAGTTGATCTTGTGCTTGATCGCCCACTTTGCATAGAAAGATCGCTATTTCACGAGCTTCATCCAGCTAGATTTTTGATAAGAAAACTAAAAAAGGGATTAAAATTTTAAGAAGGAATTAGCAGAAATTCCTAGCACAAGATACTAGGAATTTCTTATAAGATAAGGCTTAAAGCCTTGTTTTCATCTTTTCAAATTCATCTTTTATGACTTGCTCGTGAGGTTCGCTCGTCATTTTATTTATCGCATCTCCCCAAATACTTACGCTAATGATCGCTATGCAAGAAGCTATGATGCCAGGTAAAATTTCATAAACATAAGCGTTTAGCCCCGAAGTGATCCAAAATATTACGGTCACACCTCCAGCTATCATGCCAGCAAGTGCTCCAAGTGCACTCATGCGCTTCCAGTAAAGGCTAAAAAGTAGCACTGGTCCAAAGCTCGCACCAAATCCAGCCCAAGCGTTTCCAACGACATTTAGAACATTATCTGTCGAGATAAAAGCAAGTATGGTAGCAACTATGGCTACTACTACGACAGCATAGCGACTGATCGCTGTTTGTGTATTTTGACTAATCTCTTTTTTATAGAATGCAAAGATAAAGTCCTTTGTTACCGAGCTAGACGTAACTAAAAGCTGACTTGAGATAGTACTCATGATCGCTGAAAGCACAGCTGAGATGATAATGCCTATAAAAAATGGTGGGAAAAGTAGCTCACCAAGCTTTAAAAACACCGTCTCAGGATCACTAAGACCGCCTCTTTGACTAAAGTAGACAAAGCCAATAAGTCCGCTCATAATCGCACCAAGCAACCCAATGCTCATCCAGCCAATGCCGATCCTTCTTGCTTTAGCAAGCTCTTTTGAATCGCGTATCGCCATAAATCTAACAATGATATGTGGCTGGCCAAAATAGCCAAATCCCCAAGCCATAAGTCCTAAAATTCCCCAAAAAGTTTGATCTCTAAATGGATTTAGGTGATTTGCATCAAGCTTGCTTATCTCTTTTAGTAAATTTGTATCGCTTGGCAAGTCTAAATTTAGATATGCCACGACTGGGATCGAGACTAGGACACAAAACATCAAAAGCCCCTGAAATGCGTCAGTTATACTAACTGCTTTAAACCCACCAAAAAATGTGTAAAAGACCACAATGACAAGTGTAAAGACCGCTCCGTAGGCAAATTTTAAACCAAAAAAGCTCTCAAATGTCTTTCCACCAGCGATAATGCCACTACTTACATAAAGTGTGAAAAAGATCAAAATGATAAGACCAGAGATGATTCTTAAAATTTTAGTCCTATCTTTAAAGCGATTTTCTAAAAAGTCTGGTATCGTGATGCTATCACTCGCAACCTCAGTATAAATTCTAAGCCTCTTTGCTAAAAATAGATAGTTGCAATAAGCTCCAATGATAAGACCGATTATCATCCACACATTTGCTATACCAGTTGCGTATAAGGCTCCGGGCACGCCAAGTAACATCCAACCACTCATATCAGAAGCACCAGCACTAAGTGCAGTAACTACTGGACCCATTCGACGGTTATCTAGCAGATACTCGTTCATACTTGCATTTTTATCGTAGAAATATCGTCCGATAAAGAGCAAAAAGCCAAAATAGATGGCGATGGCTAAATAAGACCCAAAGCTCATAAATTTCCTTTCAAATTAAGATAAATGGCTTATGTTAATATAAATTTTTTTAAATTACAACATTCAGCGCCGATCCTTAAACGCTTTTAAGCAAAATGATATAAATTTTTTCGTATTATTTAAAGCCATATTTTAAAGAGAAGGACAAAGTTGAAGGCTCAAAATTTAGCTAAATTTCTATTTTTTATAATAATCGTCTCACTTGGAGCATATTTTTTCTATCCAAGAGATCTTAGTGAGGCTCAAGAGATCGCTTATATCAAAAGTTATGGAGTGACTTTAGGACTAACGATAGGCGGTATTGCCATAGGCATAACGCTTGGATTTACCTTGGCGTTTATTAAATTTTTAAACATTAAAGTCTTAAATTTTATAATTGATGAATATATCGATATCTTACGTGGAACGCCTGTAATACTTCAACTTTTAATATTTTCAGTTGTCATTTTTGCAACATGGAGTGATAATTTTTATGTAGCTCTCATCGCGCTTGGGCTAAATAGCTCTGCTTATGTGGCCGAGATCGTGCGAAGTGGCATAAATAGCGTGGATAAAGGACAAATGGAAGCGGCTCGTGCGATGGGCCTAAACTACTATGTTTCGATGCGCGAGATAGTTTTCCCACAAGCTACAAAAAATATCTTGCCAGCTCTTGCGAATGAGTTTATATCGCTATTTAAAGAGACATCGGTCGTGGGCTATATAAGCGTCGTTGATATCACGATGCAAAGTAAGAGCTTGCAAGCGGTCTTTTATAGTCCAGAGCCAGTCATTTTTACAGGTATTGTCTATTATGTGAGTGTTAAATTTTTTACACTTTTAGCAAAACTACTCGAGAGGAGATTAAACCGCCATGATTGAGATTAAAAATTTAAACAAAAGTTATGGCGATTTGTGTGTTTTAAATGATATTAGCGTAGATATAAAAAAGGGTGAAGTTATAGCGATAATTGGTCCAAGTGGTGGTGGAAAAAGCACATTTTTACGCTGCATAAACCGCCTTGAGGAGCCAGATAGTGGACACATAAAGATAAATGGCGAAGATATTTTAGATAAAAAATCAGACATAAATAAAATTCGCCAAAAAGTGAGCATGGTTTTTCAGCACTTTAATCTTTTTGCAAATAAAAACGTCTTGCAAAATTTAACTCTAGCCCCGATAAAAGCGGGAATTTTAGATAAAGCAAGTGCAGAAAAAAGAGCCGATGAGTTGCTAAAAAGTGTTGGGCTAAGTGATAAGAAATTTGCCTATCCGCACAAACTATCAGGCGGACAGAAGCAACGTATCGCGATCGCTAGAAGCCTAGCAATGGAGCCAGAAGTGATACTTTTTGATGAGCCGACAAGTGCGCTTGATCCTGAGATGATCGGAGAGGTGCTTGATATCATGAAAGATGTTGCTGCAAGGGGTATAACGATGCTTGTTGTGACTCACGAGATGGGCTTTGCAAGAAATGTGGCAAATAGAATTTTCTTTATGGACAAAGGCAAGATAGCAGTTGATGACACACCAAAAAATGTCTTTACAAATCCGCAACATGAGCGTTTAAAAGAGTTTTTAGGCAAAATTTTAAATCATTAAAGGAGTAGAAAATGAGTAAAATTTTAAAATTTTTGATGGCAAGCTTGGTTTTATTTTTACTAGGTTGTGGCGATGATACTAACAAAAAAAATGCAGTAAATAATGCCGAAGAAGCTAGTAAAAATGTAGTTTATAAAGTTGGCTCGAGTGCTGATTATCCACCTTTTGAATATCTTGATGAAAACAATAAAATTGTTGGCTTTGAGATAGATTTATTAAATGAGATCACCAAAAAAACTGGAATAAAATTTGATGTTGCAAATATGAGCTTTGATGGACTGATATCAGCATTAAAAACCGGTAAAATTGATATTGCCATAAGCGGAATGAGTGCAACTGATGAGAGAAGAAAATCGGTTGATTTCACTAAGCCATATTATTTTTCAGAAAATTTATTTATCCGCAAAAAAGGCTCAGATGTAAATAAAGACAACCTTAAGAATAAGAAAATTTCAGCTCAAGTTGGCACACTTCAAGAAGAAGCAGCCAAAAGCATAACTACTAAGTCGATACCTGCTGAAAATGTAGCAGCTGCTATCATGTCACTAAACGCTGGCAAAATCGACGTTGTACTAACTGATAGTCCTATAGGAGTTGAATATTTAAAACAAAATCCAGATTTAGAAGAATTTTTAAGAGTTCCTGATGGCACGGAAGGATTTGCGATGGCATTTGATAAAGGCAAACATACTGAGCTTATCAAGAAGATAGATGCAGCGATCGATGAGCTACAAAAGTCTGGTGAATTTGACAAAATGCTAGATAAATATGGATTAAAGAAATAAATTTAAATACAAAATTTGCAGAGAAGCAGGAATTCTCTGCAAAAACTCACTTTTTTCTAATTTTTAAAATTTAACATCTTTTAAAAGTAAAATTAATAAAATGACTTAATTATTTTCAAGGAGAAAAAATGAAGCTTCTCAGGATGAGAACGGCATTTATTTTAAATGTGCTATTTTCTATTTGTATGTATCACAATTTTGTTAAAAAATTCCTACTATTTAATAAAGCTAAATATAAATTAAAATTTTACATAAATGCGTTAATCAATATTTTTTATAAAAAACAACCAAAAGTATTTTTTGGTTGATAAATTTTAAGTATTAAAGTCGTATGGCTTTATTTTTTGAAGCAGATATTAAGAAAAACTAAAAGGAGAGAAAATGAATAATCTAGGTATTAAATCTAAGATTATGGCGATAGTTATCGTCAGTCTTATTGGCCTTGGTATCATGAGTGCATACATGCTAAATGGTATCTTAAAGACTCGCTCAAAAGCAGAGTTTAGTGAGAAAATCGTGGATACAATCATAAATCAAAATAATTTTATCCATGAGATGCAAAAAGAACGCGGATTTAGCTCAGGTGTGCTAGCAGGAGGGGATAATAAAAATTTATTAGAACAGCGTAAAAAAGTAGACGCTATGCTTGATAAGCTTGAAGAGAAAAATGAAATAGCTTCAGAGATAAATAGTATCCGCTCAAATGTAGATCAAAAAAGTGGAAATGATCTAATTAGCCGTATAACAAAAATTTTAAGAAAAGAGGTTATTGCTATAAATGGATATAGCGATAAGCTCGAACCTAGCTTGGTAGATGATCTAAAGCGTATCATTATTGTTGGTGAGATAAAAGAGTCTTTTGGTATTTTGCGTGCTACTTTAAATGGGGTTTTTACTAAAAAGAGCATAAGCAAAGAGGACTACAATAAAGTAGTTGCACTAAATAGCGTTATAAATAAATTTATGCAGGATTTTGACGATTACAACCCAAAAGAATTTAGTGACGAATTTGATGCTATCGCTAGAAAAAAGGCTGATTTTATAGATGCTATAAATATTATTAAAAATGTAGTTGCAACAGAAGATGCATCTTATGATGCATCAAGCTGGTTTTCAAAGATAAGTGTTACGATAGATGCGATGAGAGAGCTTGAGCTTAAACTACTTGATAATATGCAAAAAGATGCAAGACGTATTAAGGGTGATGCAAATACCGAACTTATTATAAGTTCTATTGTGATTGCGATTTGTATTTTACTTATGTTGCTAGTATCTACATTAATAGGTAAAAATCTGATCTCTGGCATAGATCAGACTAAAAATGGATTAGTTAGATTTTTTGACTTCTTAAATTATAAATCTAATAAGGCTGAATTTTTAGATCGTAGCGGTAGCGACGAGATCGGACAGATGAGTGCACTGATAAATGAGAATATCAAACAAATCGAGGCAAATTTATCTGAACAAAATAACTTCATTAAAGAGGCAAATACTTTTGTAAATCAAATTGGCAAAGGTAACTACGTAGCTCAGCTTAACGCAGATACTTCAAATCCTGCACTTAGCCAGCTAAAACAAACTTTCAAAGACTTACAAATCGCACTTAAGCATGCTATTGCGGAAAATGGCGATGACGTGTTAAATCTATTAGAAAGCTTTAAAAAACAAGACTTTACTAAAAGGCTTGAAGATGATGGCAAAATGGCGGTTGGTATAAATGCTCTTGGTGAAGAGATAGCCAAGATGTTAAGGGCAAATTTAGATCAAGCTCATGTGCTAGAAGAAAAGGCTGAGGCTTTAAGTCAGTCAATGAAAGAACTAACTCAAGGCGCAAATGTACAAGCAAGCTCACTTCAAGAGTCTGCTGCCGCAGTAGAGCAAATGTCAAGCTCAATGAATGCAATATCTCAAAAGACATCAGATGTCATTAGACAAAGTGATGAGATTAAAAACATCATAACTATTATTAGAGATATAGCTGATCAAACAAATTTACTAGCTCTTAATGCCGCGATCGAGGCGGCACGTGCAGGAGAGCACGGCAGAGGCTTTGCGGTCGTTGCAGATGAGGTTAGAAAACTAGCAGAGAGAACTCAAAAATCTCTAACAGAGATCGAAGCAAATACAAATGTACTAGCTCAATCAATCAATGAAATGAGTGAATCTATAAAAGAGCAAAGTGAGGGAATCAATATGATAAACCAATCAGTTGCTCAAATAGACACACTTACAAAAGAAAATGTAGTAATTGTCAATAAAGCAAATGAAGTAACATCTGATGTTGACGACATGGCTAAGGCGATAGTAAACGAAGTTAGAAAAAGTAAATTTTAATCTTTGACTTACTCTTAGAGCTCCTACTATTCTATCCCTTAAAATAATTAAGGGATAGAACTTATCTATAAAAATTTATATGCTACTTTGCTATACGATTATTTATAGCATTTTTCTTTTATTACAAATTTAAACAATTTTTAATAGAGAAATACTGATAATTAAGCCACTAAATCACCTTAAAGGATACTATTATGAAAAAGATCTTTGCTCTTTTACTCACAGCTTTTGTTGCTCTTTGTGCAAACGAGCTAAAATTTGGCACAGCGGCGAACTATCCGCCATTTGAATATATCGATGAAAATAACAAAATAACAGGCTTTGATATCGAGCTAATTGATGAAATTTCAAAGCGTGCAGGCTTTTCATATAAGATCATAAATATGAGTTTTGATGGCCTTATCCCAGCACTTAAAGCTGGCAAAATAAATGGCATTATAAGTGCGA includes:
- a CDS encoding bifunctional tRNA (5-methylaminomethyl-2-thiouridylate)-methyltransferase MnmD/FAD-dependent cmnm(5)s(2)U34 oxidoreductase MnmC translates to MKNANLSFKGQIPFNEEFGDIYFNTDKPWLESEFVFASALDEIWQSKDSFIVAETGFGAGLNFFTLCKKFKNSSKKLHFVSIEKNPIKKDDLLEIYENLGIFKAYSKKLVSLYPPLIEGIHRINFAPNITLDLCYGEAKEILSELDFIADIWFLDGFAPSKNGSIWSEEIFRQIARLSRVGTTARTYSCAKIVKDGLKSAGFLLSLKEGYARKRQMSSAVLEKKDENLKDAWFTRCEPLAKPKGKTALIIGAGVAGLATAGELAKNGFKVVIAEANGEVATNGSGNHCGALMPLVTKPGVNLGHMHLNAFLQAVRFYKATLPKSLIKFNGCIDYAFDDELVKRYGSWQDQGAEEIFKFDSSLKPYPGIFIKDGAYTRPREICKFLSKNFEILFNHEYESRAHLQNGKISVKFKNGKNLETDILVFCTGSKSSEIFKDYDMQISSVRGQVTHLKPVLKNAMPLSAKGYICPAIKGVQVIGATYARNEICDTPKVEDNTKNLSDVSEFFDIKKVNIIGSRVGYRSYSGDRFPIIGALHDEEFYKQNYKGLFWSKNKDNNPKASYERNVFVNFAHGSRGLGTAILGANLIVDLVLDRPLCIERSLFHELHPARFLIRKLKKGLKF
- a CDS encoding peptide ABC transporter ATP-binding protein → MIEIKNLNKSYGDLCVLNDISVDIKKGEVIAIIGPSGGGKSTFLRCINRLEEPDSGHIKINGEDILDKKSDINKIRQKVSMVFQHFNLFANKNVLQNLTLAPIKAGILDKASAEKRADELLKSVGLSDKKFAYPHKLSGGQKQRIAIARSLAMEPEVILFDEPTSALDPEMIGEVLDIMKDVAARGITMLVVTHEMGFARNVANRIFFMDKGKIAVDDTPKNVFTNPQHERLKEFLGKILNH
- a CDS encoding sodium:proline symporter (involved in the sodium dependent uptake of proline); its protein translation is MSFGSYLAIAIYFGFLLFIGRYFYDKNASMNEYLLDNRRMGPVVTALSAGASDMSGWMLLGVPGALYATGIANVWMIIGLIIGAYCNYLFLAKRLRIYTEVASDSITIPDFLENRFKDRTKILRIISGLIILIFFTLYVSSGIIAGGKTFESFFGLKFAYGAVFTLVIVVFYTFFGGFKAVSITDAFQGLLMFCVLVSIPVVAYLNLDLPSDTNLLKEISKLDANHLNPFRDQTFWGILGLMAWGFGYFGQPHIIVRFMAIRDSKELAKARRIGIGWMSIGLLGAIMSGLIGFVYFSQRGGLSDPETVFLKLGELLFPPFFIGIIISAVLSAIMSTISSQLLVTSSSVTKDFIFAFYKKEISQNTQTAISRYAVVVVAIVATILAFISTDNVLNVVGNAWAGFGASFGPVLLFSLYWKRMSALGALAGMIAGGVTVIFWITSGLNAYVYEILPGIIASCIAIISVSIWGDAINKMTSEPHEQVIKDEFEKMKTRL
- a CDS encoding ABC transporter substrate-binding protein; translated protein: MSKILKFLMASLVLFLLGCGDDTNKKNAVNNAEEASKNVVYKVGSSADYPPFEYLDENNKIVGFEIDLLNEITKKTGIKFDVANMSFDGLISALKTGKIDIAISGMSATDERRKSVDFTKPYYFSENLFIRKKGSDVNKDNLKNKKISAQVGTLQEEAAKSITTKSIPAENVAAAIMSLNAGKIDVVLTDSPIGVEYLKQNPDLEEFLRVPDGTEGFAMAFDKGKHTELIKKIDAAIDELQKSGEFDKMLDKYGLKK
- a CDS encoding amino acid ABC transporter permease, translating into MKAQNLAKFLFFIIIVSLGAYFFYPRDLSEAQEIAYIKSYGVTLGLTIGGIAIGITLGFTLAFIKFLNIKVLNFIIDEYIDILRGTPVILQLLIFSVVIFATWSDNFYVALIALGLNSSAYVAEIVRSGINSVDKGQMEAARAMGLNYYVSMREIVFPQATKNILPALANEFISLFKETSVVGYISVVDITMQSKSLQAVFYSPEPVIFTGIVYYVSVKFFTLLAKLLERRLNRHD
- a CDS encoding DNA polymerase III; amino-acid sequence: MNNLGIKSKIMAIVIVSLIGLGIMSAYMLNGILKTRSKAEFSEKIVDTIINQNNFIHEMQKERGFSSGVLAGGDNKNLLEQRKKVDAMLDKLEEKNEIASEINSIRSNVDQKSGNDLISRITKILRKEVIAINGYSDKLEPSLVDDLKRIIIVGEIKESFGILRATLNGVFTKKSISKEDYNKVVALNSVINKFMQDFDDYNPKEFSDEFDAIARKKADFIDAINIIKNVVATEDASYDASSWFSKISVTIDAMRELELKLLDNMQKDARRIKGDANTELIISSIVIAICILLMLLVSTLIGKNLISGIDQTKNGLVRFFDFLNYKSNKAEFLDRSGSDEIGQMSALINENIKQIEANLSEQNNFIKEANTFVNQIGKGNYVAQLNADTSNPALSQLKQTFKDLQIALKHAIAENGDDVLNLLESFKKQDFTKRLEDDGKMAVGINALGEEIAKMLRANLDQAHVLEEKAEALSQSMKELTQGANVQASSLQESAAAVEQMSSSMNAISQKTSDVIRQSDEIKNIITIIRDIADQTNLLALNAAIEAARAGEHGRGFAVVADEVRKLAERTQKSLTEIEANTNVLAQSINEMSESIKEQSEGINMINQSVAQIDTLTKENVVIVNKANEVTSDVDDMAKAIVNEVRKSKF